Proteins encoded by one window of Rutidosis leptorrhynchoides isolate AG116_Rl617_1_P2 chromosome 7, CSIRO_AGI_Rlap_v1, whole genome shotgun sequence:
- the LOC139857985 gene encoding uncharacterized protein isoform X3, with translation MVLEPGKQTGPKDKSFCIVFSYYFFFFYQSMNALMLVNPEPITSKLKVNNDVKRRRSALTTVDRQIAKGNYKLAVSLLKQLQRQPPPTALLGFASAKQVPRGVSSVEELHLNVTETYAIQSLFDSILDLINISLQSSALEEASVIDEDGDLYLEDDKIEHEQVLQHEAGHFLVGYLLGVLPKQYKFSSIEDVNQDETIDASVKFVGFDFLTELDDVVLLKKNLDEVKPGHRTNKQKLSSTVLGKFACVVVGGLVTEHLVYGYSKGHHSDVEKSGKVVAVT, from the exons ATGGTTCTTGAACCAGGAAAACAAACAGGACCCAAAGATAAATCATTTTGTATTGTTttcagttattattttttttttttttatcaatcgaTGAATGCGTTGATGCTTGTGAACCCAGAACCAATAACATCCAAACTCAAGGTCAACAACGATGTTAAACGCCGTCGTTCTGCACTAACAACGGTTGACAGGCAAATAGCAAAGGGAAACTATAAACTGGCGGTTTCATTACTTAAACAGTTGCAACGTCAACCGCCCCCTACTGCTCTCCTAGGTTTCGCTTCTGCCAAACAG GTTCCCCGGGGAGTCTCATCAGTAGAGGAATTACATCTGAATGTTACAGAAACATATGCTATCCAATCGTTATTTGACTCGATTCTTGATTTAATTAACATTAGCCTTCAATCATCTGCATTGGAGGAG GCATCTGTAATTGATGAAGACGGTGATTTATACCTCGAAGATGATAAAATTGAACACGA GCAGGTATTGCAGCACGAAGCGGGTCATTTTTTAGTTGGATACTTGCTTGGTGTTTTACCAAAACAGTACAAATTTTCGAGCATTGAAGATGTGAATCAAGATGAAACCATTGATGCAAGTGTAAAGTTTGTGGGATTTGATTTTTTAACAGAG TTAGATGATGTAGTGCTCTTAAAGAAAAACTTGGATGAGGTAAAGCCAGGTCATCGG ACGAATAAACAGAAGTTGTCTTCCACG GTACTAGGCaagtttgcatgcgtggttgttggGGGCTTAGTAACAGAGCATCTTGTGTATGGATACTCAAAAGGACATCATTCAGATGTCGAAAAA AGTGGTAAGGTGGTTGCAGTTACCTGA
- the LOC139857985 gene encoding uncharacterized protein isoform X1, producing MVLEPGKQTGPKDKSFCIVFSYYFFFFYQSMNALMLVNPEPITSKLKVNNDVKRRRSALTTVDRQIAKGNYKLAVSLLKQLQRQPPPTALLGFASAKQVPRGVSSVEELHLNVTETYAIQSLFDSILDLINISLQSSALEEASVIDEDGDLYLEDDKIEHEQVLQHEAGHFLVGYLLGVLPKQYKFSSIEDVNQDETIDASVKFVGFDFLTELDDVVLLKKNLDEVKPGHRTNKQKLSSTVLGKFACVVVGGLVTEHLVYGYSKGHHSDVEKLDRVVRWLQLPEDEANKLIRWAVLNTLVILRRHDEARSMLVEAMAHGRSIGYCIDAIESSLNRQDI from the exons ATGGTTCTTGAACCAGGAAAACAAACAGGACCCAAAGATAAATCATTTTGTATTGTTttcagttattattttttttttttttatcaatcgaTGAATGCGTTGATGCTTGTGAACCCAGAACCAATAACATCCAAACTCAAGGTCAACAACGATGTTAAACGCCGTCGTTCTGCACTAACAACGGTTGACAGGCAAATAGCAAAGGGAAACTATAAACTGGCGGTTTCATTACTTAAACAGTTGCAACGTCAACCGCCCCCTACTGCTCTCCTAGGTTTCGCTTCTGCCAAACAG GTTCCCCGGGGAGTCTCATCAGTAGAGGAATTACATCTGAATGTTACAGAAACATATGCTATCCAATCGTTATTTGACTCGATTCTTGATTTAATTAACATTAGCCTTCAATCATCTGCATTGGAGGAG GCATCTGTAATTGATGAAGACGGTGATTTATACCTCGAAGATGATAAAATTGAACACGA GCAGGTATTGCAGCACGAAGCGGGTCATTTTTTAGTTGGATACTTGCTTGGTGTTTTACCAAAACAGTACAAATTTTCGAGCATTGAAGATGTGAATCAAGATGAAACCATTGATGCAAGTGTAAAGTTTGTGGGATTTGATTTTTTAACAGAG TTAGATGATGTAGTGCTCTTAAAGAAAAACTTGGATGAGGTAAAGCCAGGTCATCGG ACGAATAAACAGAAGTTGTCTTCCACG GTACTAGGCaagtttgcatgcgtggttgttggGGGCTTAGTAACAGAGCATCTTGTGTATGGATACTCAAAAGGACATCATTCAGATGTCGAAAAA TTGGACAGAGTGGTAAGGTGGTTGCAGTTACCTGAAGATGAAGCAAACAAACTGATTAGATGGGCTGTATTGAACACACTTGTGATATTACGTCGTCATGATGAAGCTAGATCGATGTTAGTGGAGGCCATGGCACATGGAAGATCGATTGGATATTGCATTGATGCTATAGAAAGTAGTTTAAATCGCCAAGACATTTAA
- the LOC139857985 gene encoding uncharacterized protein isoform X2, protein MVLEPGKQTGPKDKSFCIVFSYYFFFFYQSMNALMLVNPEPITSKLKVNNDVKRRRSALTTVDRQIAKGNYKLAVSLLKQLQRQPPPTALLGFASAKQASVIDEDGDLYLEDDKIEHEQVLQHEAGHFLVGYLLGVLPKQYKFSSIEDVNQDETIDASVKFVGFDFLTELDDVVLLKKNLDEVKPGHRTNKQKLSSTVLGKFACVVVGGLVTEHLVYGYSKGHHSDVEKLDRVVRWLQLPEDEANKLIRWAVLNTLVILRRHDEARSMLVEAMAHGRSIGYCIDAIESSLNRQDI, encoded by the exons ATGGTTCTTGAACCAGGAAAACAAACAGGACCCAAAGATAAATCATTTTGTATTGTTttcagttattattttttttttttttatcaatcgaTGAATGCGTTGATGCTTGTGAACCCAGAACCAATAACATCCAAACTCAAGGTCAACAACGATGTTAAACGCCGTCGTTCTGCACTAACAACGGTTGACAGGCAAATAGCAAAGGGAAACTATAAACTGGCGGTTTCATTACTTAAACAGTTGCAACGTCAACCGCCCCCTACTGCTCTCCTAGGTTTCGCTTCTGCCAAACAG GCATCTGTAATTGATGAAGACGGTGATTTATACCTCGAAGATGATAAAATTGAACACGA GCAGGTATTGCAGCACGAAGCGGGTCATTTTTTAGTTGGATACTTGCTTGGTGTTTTACCAAAACAGTACAAATTTTCGAGCATTGAAGATGTGAATCAAGATGAAACCATTGATGCAAGTGTAAAGTTTGTGGGATTTGATTTTTTAACAGAG TTAGATGATGTAGTGCTCTTAAAGAAAAACTTGGATGAGGTAAAGCCAGGTCATCGG ACGAATAAACAGAAGTTGTCTTCCACG GTACTAGGCaagtttgcatgcgtggttgttggGGGCTTAGTAACAGAGCATCTTGTGTATGGATACTCAAAAGGACATCATTCAGATGTCGAAAAA TTGGACAGAGTGGTAAGGTGGTTGCAGTTACCTGAAGATGAAGCAAACAAACTGATTAGATGGGCTGTATTGAACACACTTGTGATATTACGTCGTCATGATGAAGCTAGATCGATGTTAGTGGAGGCCATGGCACATGGAAGATCGATTGGATATTGCATTGATGCTATAGAAAGTAGTTTAAATCGCCAAGACATTTAA